The nucleotide sequence TGCTTCCATTTATCAACCATTACAGTATTGCTTGCATCATAGTTTAAAGGCCCATAGAATTCAGACCCAGTAAAATCAATGTTGAAAGTATCCCAGAAGGGACCAAAAGGATTACCAGATTTAGCATTGCAACTATTTTCCTTGTCTCCTCCTCTTTGAGTGTAGCAGAATGCAAACCTTTTCTCTTCAGGCCATATACTCGGAGCAATTATAGACATAAAATATTCCATTGTCATTACTGTATGATACTCAGCTAAACTTTCAGTTTTGAAGTAAGTATCGAATGGAACCTGTACAGACTTGGGTTCTCCATAGCGGTACTCAACCCAAGGAGGTAAAACCAATGTTCTATTCAAAGTTTTGCTAAATGCTAAAACACCTAAAAAATGGTCGGCTTGGTTGCCAAATCTACCTGTAAACAAACTTAATCATTTAAATCGCAGAATTAAGAAACCAGAATCCGAGCTAAATAGATCTTAAATTCTTTGCAAACTTTTAGttgaaaaatacctaaattCAAACGTAATGAATATGGTTAAGGTcgaaacattataaaaaaagcaCCCCAGTCACCACTGAAATAACTGATTTTATCGCGAGATCATTCGCTGCAAATTCGGATTAAGCAATGGGGAAATTGTCCTTATCTAGTCTTTTTAGTTCGTATAGTGTGATGTAAATAAACAACAATGGAAACAAATGCCGGTTGAATTTAATGTAGTAGATTAGAACACAAATTGAAAGTTTGAAAGGAAATCAGCTTACCCATGCAAGGACAATATGTAATATAACCATTTAACTCATGATTATTTGAACTagctaattttataataaatagaaatattactgaaagaaataacattttcgCTTCGTATGTATAGTCTACAACACATAgggtgggtgacactctttccagtttcccagcccggataacaccgataTGGAAATGcaggccctgttttttgtgtacacgcccatagaaacagcagggctactacgaaactcgaagttggtgtcgtgcggtccctctgacacttatactatttaatacg is from Choristoneura fumiferana chromosome 3, NRCan_CFum_1, whole genome shotgun sequence and encodes:
- the O-fut1 gene encoding O-fucosyltransferase 1 isoform X3, yielding MLFLSVIFLFIIKLASSNNHELNGYITYCPCMGRFGNQADHFLGVLAFSKTLNRTLVLPPWVEYRYGEPKSVQVPFDTYFKTESLAEYHTVMTMEYFMSIIAPSIWPEEKRFAFCYTQRGGDKENSCNAKSGNPFGPFWDTFNIDFTGSEFYGPLNYDASNTVMVDKWKQKYPPTKWPVLAFTGAPASFPVQGENRHLHKYMQWSDHIASSARQFIKKNMSGGGFLGVHLRNGQDWIRACQHVNDSPMLFAAPQCLGYKNERGTLTASMCLPSKTEIIRQKGLLCGEGKGYT